In one window of Lewinella sp. 4G2 DNA:
- the hisF gene encoding imidazole glycerol phosphate synthase subunit HisF, with the protein MLAKRIIPCLDIKDGRTVKGVNFVNLRDAGDPVELGAKYSLAGADELVFLDITATHERRKTLADLARDIARHLNIPFTIGGGIKALEDVDVLLNAGADKVAVNSAAVRRPELIDELAYAFGNQFVVAAVDAKFTDGQWVVYLAGGRIPTERRLFEYVKEAQERGAGEILFTSMDHDGTKAGFANEALAEMSDLLSIPIIASGGAGSKEDFKDVFTKGKADAGLAASIFHFGEVGIGELKTYLAGEGVPVRLV; encoded by the coding sequence ATGCTTGCCAAACGCATCATACCCTGCCTCGACATTAAGGACGGGCGCACCGTGAAGGGCGTCAATTTCGTCAACCTGCGGGATGCGGGGGACCCGGTGGAGCTCGGTGCCAAGTACAGCTTGGCCGGGGCGGATGAGCTGGTGTTCCTGGACATCACGGCCACCCACGAACGCCGCAAAACGCTGGCGGATCTGGCCCGGGATATTGCCCGCCACCTCAATATTCCCTTCACCATCGGCGGCGGCATCAAGGCACTGGAGGACGTCGATGTATTGCTAAACGCCGGGGCGGATAAGGTAGCCGTCAACAGCGCCGCTGTGCGCCGGCCGGAACTGATCGACGAATTGGCGTATGCGTTTGGTAACCAATTCGTAGTCGCTGCCGTAGATGCCAAGTTTACGGACGGGCAGTGGGTCGTTTACCTCGCAGGAGGAAGGATCCCCACGGAGCGAAGACTATTCGAATACGTAAAGGAGGCACAGGAGCGGGGAGCGGGTGAGATCCTGTTTACGAGTATGGACCACGACGGCACGAAAGCCGGTTTCGCCAACGAAGCGCTGGCCGAAATGAGCGACCTACTGAGTATCCCCATCATCGCCAGCGGCGGCGCGGGGAGCAAGGAGGACTTCAAAGACGTTTTCACCAAAGGCAAGGCCGACGCCGGCTTGGCGGCCAGTATTTTCCACTTCGGTGAGGTGGGGATTGGCGAGTTGAAGACCTACCTGGCGGGAGAAGGGGTACCGGTGCGGTTGGTTTGA
- a CDS encoding MFS transporter, with translation MPFPTRHKMVAGTFLLALIVLFDRIMISVAKDPVAADLGLSDKEMGWVLAIFALGYALFQAPAGAAADRFGPRKVLTAVVSLWSIFTALTGAAWGFISLLVVRFIFGVGEAGAFPSMARAIYSWIPLGERGIVNGINFSGGRIGAAIALPVVAVLIDNFGWRMSFVILGAVGVLWAIGWYWWFRDEPADHNSVPAAELAYIQENVEEKVTTPGPGISTGQLFGSGNMWLLMGQYFGSNFTFFFTLTWLFPYLKSTYSLDFADTGFYAAAPLLAGALGNWASGFLVDALYKRTSLSLSRKIPAMIGFTLAAVGVLASVAQADVTLAVVWLSIAVFGADMTLSPSWAACVDIGRRSAGTVSGTMNMAGNLGSFFTALAFPYLVEGFGSAQPFFYVAAALSALAIVLWFFVDLSQPIIAAPQTEQL, from the coding sequence ATGCCTTTCCCCACCCGCCACAAAATGGTCGCCGGCACTTTCCTGCTGGCCCTCATCGTCCTGTTTGATCGCATCATGATCTCCGTGGCAAAGGACCCGGTAGCGGCGGACCTCGGCCTTTCGGACAAAGAGATGGGTTGGGTACTGGCCATTTTTGCCTTGGGGTACGCCCTCTTTCAGGCCCCGGCCGGGGCGGCGGCGGATCGCTTTGGGCCCCGTAAGGTGCTGACGGCGGTAGTGAGCCTGTGGTCCATCTTCACCGCGTTGACGGGGGCCGCCTGGGGATTCATCAGCCTGCTGGTCGTTCGCTTCATCTTCGGGGTGGGGGAAGCGGGGGCCTTCCCGAGCATGGCGCGGGCCATCTACAGTTGGATCCCGCTGGGCGAGCGGGGAATCGTGAACGGCATCAACTTCAGCGGCGGACGGATCGGGGCGGCCATCGCTCTGCCGGTAGTAGCCGTACTGATCGACAATTTTGGTTGGCGGATGAGCTTCGTGATCCTTGGCGCCGTCGGGGTGCTCTGGGCCATCGGCTGGTACTGGTGGTTCCGGGACGAGCCGGCCGACCACAACAGCGTGCCCGCGGCGGAGTTGGCCTACATTCAGGAGAACGTTGAAGAAAAGGTCACCACGCCCGGGCCGGGGATATCCACCGGTCAGCTCTTTGGTAGCGGGAATATGTGGTTACTGATGGGGCAGTATTTCGGTAGCAATTTCACCTTCTTCTTTACGCTGACTTGGTTGTTCCCCTACCTGAAATCCACCTATTCACTCGATTTTGCGGATACGGGTTTCTACGCCGCCGCCCCCCTGCTGGCCGGCGCGCTGGGCAACTGGGCAAGCGGTTTCCTGGTGGACGCGCTGTACAAGCGGACCTCGCTGAGCCTATCCCGTAAGATCCCGGCCATGATCGGTTTCACCCTGGCGGCAGTTGGCGTACTGGCCAGTGTAGCTCAGGCGGACGTTACCCTCGCCGTCGTTTGGCTCAGTATTGCCGTCTTCGGTGCCGACATGACGCTCAGCCCGAGCTGGGCGGCCTGCGTGGACATTGGCCGCCGGAGTGCCGGCACGGTGTCGGGCACGATGAATATGGCCGGCAACCTGGGCAGTTTCTTCACGGCGCTTGCCTTTCCGTATCTGGTGGAGGGCTTTGGTTCTGCCCAACCCTTTTTCTACGTCGCGGCGGCACTGAGCGCGCTCGCCATTGTCCTTTGGTTCTTCGTGGATCTTTCCCAACCCATTATCGCTGCCCCCCAAACCGAGCAACTATGA
- a CDS encoding sugar phosphate isomerase/epimerase — translation MKQSIITAFLGQTRDRFSEYHQPTELEQRLQTVQQIPGVTGVEVVFPYETGGAAAECKAMVQAAGLEFAAINANIKKEPQFVPGALSRPNADIRKQAVQIIKNAKDFALEVGAPLVSCCPLSDGWDNLFQVDYPKAWRNMADALAEAADYRAEEMPLFVEYKINETRVNCQLDSCAKTILMLKDVGVPQMGVTVDFGHSLLAKENPAQVLALCEQTDTDYYLHTNDNDHYFDWDLVAGSRNFLHTVEFFFWAKEFGYNKYFTADASPRIFDMVDFFTEHAAMKTAIWNMVEQLDRDKYRKLMAEERYSDLMKLVRQEIYKL, via the coding sequence ATGAAGCAATCCATCATCACTGCCTTTCTGGGGCAAACCCGCGACCGATTTTCCGAATACCACCAACCAACGGAGTTAGAGCAACGGTTACAGACCGTCCAGCAAATACCCGGCGTGACGGGGGTGGAGGTCGTTTTTCCGTACGAGACCGGGGGCGCTGCCGCGGAGTGCAAGGCGATGGTGCAAGCGGCAGGACTTGAGTTTGCGGCCATTAACGCTAACATCAAGAAAGAACCGCAATTCGTGCCCGGAGCGCTTAGCCGGCCCAACGCGGATATCCGCAAGCAAGCCGTGCAGATCATTAAGAACGCCAAGGATTTTGCCCTTGAGGTTGGGGCGCCGCTGGTGAGTTGCTGCCCGCTTTCTGACGGTTGGGACAACCTCTTCCAGGTGGACTACCCAAAAGCATGGCGCAATATGGCGGACGCACTGGCGGAGGCGGCCGACTACCGGGCCGAGGAAATGCCCCTCTTCGTGGAGTACAAGATCAACGAAACCCGCGTCAACTGCCAACTCGACTCCTGCGCGAAAACCATCCTGATGCTGAAGGACGTCGGTGTACCCCAAATGGGCGTTACCGTAGACTTCGGCCACTCCCTCCTCGCCAAGGAAAACCCCGCCCAGGTACTCGCCCTCTGCGAACAGACGGACACGGATTACTACCTCCACACGAACGATAATGACCACTACTTTGACTGGGACCTCGTGGCCGGCAGCCGGAACTTCCTGCACACCGTGGAATTCTTCTTCTGGGCCAAGGAATTTGGTTACAACAAATACTTCACCGCCGACGCCAGCCCGCGCATCTTCGACATGGTCGATTTCTTCACCGAGCACGCCGCCATGAAAACCGCCATCTGGAACATGGTGGAACAATTGGACCGCGACAAATACCGCAAATTGATGGCCGAGGAACGGTACTCGGACCTGATGAAGCTCGTCCGCCAAGAGATCTACAAGCTCTGA
- a CDS encoding 4Fe-4S dicluster domain-containing protein — MPSTSTKKTGLQYLGLGLFALSLLVFTFMLGLDNYTFNADDLVANFAKDDAPEIGQMHQDALRNAGERYGLFEESYSSTFSAEKALKQVFYQARADVDATLNDVGIPEGKQKWEVELPEWQFKSQLTGWIKNGATGPVSNTPWLFFLLTFGMAALGGLLYIIPKFSAPEGIKHDHIYHNPLTKGLDLGWRSFFLAATTLGVLAYGFYYMDGKYVWPAATALVGLIIIAIVLFAQHSFGRDARDAGPEGFSGYLGIFAGIYFIGFYVLLYWASHHIIAWVAMVSPISEGIYQFFSGKDTGGEASQWFLYGLMYCTIMVVMGVRMISKYRHNKYQIIRTISVLFFQLAFAFMIPEILVALNQPWYDFKNIWPLDYDFFYSWSIDGFINSPGSLGMFMLFWGILLVIVGVPLMVHLVGKRWYCSWVCGCGGLAETMGDPWRQLSDKSLRAWKFERLIINGVLVFATLMTAATIYSFLPNNDYWFTRSTFLIVFTVLLLAGIAFTLFSYLKNRMEISRLGISLAIGVGVAIVALNLWTLGTGSDAYLFGNTGAVQKWYGFLIGAGFAGVVGTGFYPLMGNRVWCRFGCPLAAYLGLVQRFQSRFRITTNGGQCISCGNCSTYCEMGIDVRAYAQKGQDIVRSSCVGCGVCSAVCPRGVLRLENGSEDINSRGVAERVVHIDDNSIEANHTERPLMISEEGDIQIF; from the coding sequence ATGCCTTCCACCTCCACCAAAAAAACCGGTCTTCAGTACCTCGGCCTCGGGCTGTTTGCGCTGTCCCTGTTGGTTTTCACCTTCATGTTGGGTCTGGATAATTATACATTCAACGCCGACGACCTGGTGGCCAATTTTGCTAAGGATGATGCACCGGAGATCGGGCAAATGCACCAGGATGCCCTGCGGAATGCTGGTGAGCGTTACGGACTCTTTGAAGAAAGCTACTCCTCTACCTTCTCGGCTGAGAAAGCCCTCAAGCAAGTATTCTACCAGGCCCGCGCCGATGTGGATGCTACCCTAAATGACGTTGGTATTCCCGAAGGCAAGCAGAAATGGGAAGTGGAGTTACCCGAATGGCAGTTCAAATCTCAACTTACGGGATGGATTAAAAATGGCGCGACGGGCCCCGTCTCCAATACCCCCTGGCTCTTCTTCCTGCTGACCTTTGGTATGGCCGCATTGGGAGGCTTACTCTACATCATCCCCAAATTCAGCGCTCCCGAAGGGATCAAGCACGACCACATCTACCACAACCCCCTCACCAAGGGGCTGGACCTGGGCTGGCGGAGCTTCTTCCTCGCCGCCACTACCCTCGGCGTACTGGCCTACGGCTTTTACTACATGGACGGTAAGTACGTCTGGCCGGCAGCTACGGCGCTGGTGGGTCTGATCATCATCGCCATCGTGCTGTTCGCCCAACATTCCTTCGGGCGCGACGCGCGGGATGCCGGGCCGGAAGGCTTCAGCGGCTACCTCGGCATCTTTGCTGGCATCTACTTCATTGGCTTCTACGTCCTGCTCTACTGGGCGAGCCACCACATCATCGCCTGGGTAGCCATGGTGAGCCCCATCAGTGAAGGGATCTACCAATTCTTCAGCGGCAAGGATACCGGCGGGGAAGCCAGCCAGTGGTTCCTCTACGGCCTGATGTACTGCACGATCATGGTCGTGATGGGGGTACGGATGATCTCCAAGTACCGCCACAATAAGTACCAGATCATCCGGACGATCTCCGTCCTCTTCTTCCAGTTGGCCTTTGCGTTCATGATCCCCGAGATCCTCGTAGCGCTGAACCAGCCCTGGTACGACTTCAAGAATATCTGGCCGCTGGATTACGACTTCTTCTACAGTTGGTCCATCGACGGCTTCATCAATTCTCCCGGCAGTTTGGGGATGTTCATGCTCTTCTGGGGTATCCTCCTCGTGATTGTCGGCGTGCCCCTGATGGTCCACCTCGTCGGGAAACGCTGGTACTGCAGTTGGGTCTGTGGCTGTGGCGGCCTCGCCGAAACGATGGGTGACCCCTGGCGCCAGCTGTCGGATAAGTCCCTACGTGCCTGGAAATTCGAGCGCCTCATCATCAACGGCGTCCTCGTCTTCGCTACGCTGATGACGGCCGCCACGATCTACTCCTTCCTGCCAAATAATGATTACTGGTTTACCCGCTCGACCTTCCTAATCGTCTTCACCGTTCTTCTGCTGGCGGGTATCGCCTTCACCTTATTCAGCTACCTCAAGAACCGGATGGAGATCAGCCGGCTCGGTATCTCCCTGGCCATTGGGGTTGGGGTGGCCATCGTTGCCCTCAACCTGTGGACGCTCGGTACGGGGAGCGACGCTTACCTGTTCGGTAACACGGGAGCCGTCCAGAAATGGTACGGTTTTCTGATCGGGGCGGGCTTCGCTGGTGTGGTCGGTACCGGTTTTTACCCCCTCATGGGTAACCGGGTATGGTGCCGTTTCGGCTGCCCCCTGGCCGCTTATCTCGGTTTGGTGCAGCGCTTCCAGAGTCGCTTCCGCATCACAACGAACGGAGGCCAGTGCATCAGCTGTGGCAACTGCTCCACCTACTGCGAAATGGGTATCGACGTACGGGCTTACGCCCAGAAGGGGCAGGACATCGTCCGCTCCAGCTGTGTTGGCTGTGGCGTTTGTTCCGCCGTTTGCCCCCGGGGTGTCCTGCGTCTGGAGAATGGCTCGGAAGACATCAACAGCCGTGGCGTTGCCGAGCGGGTGGTGCACATCGATGATAATTCCATCGAGGCGAATCATACCGAGCGGCCGTTGATGATCTCCGAAGAAGGGGATATTCAGATCTTCTAA
- a CDS encoding NAD(P)/FAD-dependent oxidoreductase, which produces MHVAIIGNGIAGVTAARWLRKLDDDVRITLISAETDYFFSRTALMYVYMGHQRMEDLMPYEPFFWEKNRIDLKRAYVERVLTDKKQLQFGGGTTMAYDKLILATGSTWNKFGWPGQDLERVGGMVSAQDLEYLEDHTDAIKQAVVVGGGLIGIELAEMLHSRQIPVKLLVRESSYWSNALPPEESQMVSRHIKSHHIDLRHDTELDTIHDDGTGAAGSITTKGGETIEAQFVGLTAGVHPNIDFLRDADGLELGRGIKVDNYLQTSAPDVYAIGDCAELREPRAGRRPIEAIWYTGRMMGETVAYNILGRRTAYDPGVWFNSAKFIDLEYQVYGEVPAHGRDGLASLYWEHPDGEKAIRINYEASTGQIRGFNLMGIRYRHEVCEKWILDGAHVETVLQDLGMANFDPEFYKEYEHEVVALYNQQTGKQLRLEKKRGLNNVLRFLGFGKKNSRAFVSAGASK; this is translated from the coding sequence ATGCACGTAGCGATCATTGGAAATGGAATTGCCGGCGTCACGGCCGCCCGCTGGCTCCGTAAGCTGGACGACGACGTCCGCATCACCCTGATCTCCGCCGAAACCGACTACTTCTTCTCCCGCACCGCCCTGATGTACGTCTACATGGGCCACCAGCGAATGGAGGACCTCATGCCCTACGAACCCTTCTTCTGGGAAAAGAACCGCATCGACCTGAAGCGGGCCTACGTGGAGCGTGTCCTGACGGACAAAAAGCAACTGCAATTCGGCGGCGGCACCACGATGGCCTACGATAAACTCATCCTCGCCACCGGCTCCACCTGGAACAAATTCGGCTGGCCGGGGCAGGACCTCGAGCGCGTCGGCGGGATGGTCTCCGCCCAGGACCTGGAATACCTCGAAGACCACACGGATGCCATTAAGCAGGCCGTCGTAGTCGGTGGCGGCCTCATCGGCATCGAGCTCGCGGAGATGCTGCACAGCCGGCAGATTCCCGTCAAGTTGCTGGTCCGGGAGAGCTCTTACTGGTCCAACGCCCTGCCACCGGAGGAAAGCCAGATGGTGAGCCGCCACATCAAGAGCCACCACATCGATCTGCGCCACGATACGGAGCTGGATACCATCCACGACGACGGAACCGGTGCGGCTGGCTCTATCACCACTAAGGGTGGGGAGACCATCGAAGCCCAGTTCGTCGGCCTCACCGCCGGCGTACACCCCAACATTGACTTTTTGCGGGATGCCGACGGCCTTGAACTCGGCCGCGGCATCAAGGTGGATAACTACCTGCAAACGTCCGCCCCGGATGTCTACGCCATTGGGGACTGCGCCGAACTCCGCGAGCCCCGCGCCGGCCGTCGGCCCATCGAAGCCATCTGGTACACCGGGCGCATGATGGGGGAAACCGTCGCCTACAACATCCTGGGCCGCCGGACGGCCTACGACCCCGGCGTATGGTTCAACTCCGCCAAGTTCATCGACCTCGAGTACCAGGTCTACGGCGAAGTGCCCGCCCACGGCCGCGACGGTCTGGCCAGCCTCTACTGGGAGCACCCGGATGGCGAAAAGGCCATCCGCATCAACTACGAAGCCAGTACGGGGCAGATCCGTGGATTCAACCTGATGGGCATCCGCTACCGACACGAAGTCTGCGAAAAATGGATCCTGGACGGCGCCCACGTAGAGACCGTCCTGCAGGACCTCGGCATGGCCAATTTCGACCCTGAATTCTACAAAGAGTACGAGCACGAAGTCGTCGCCCTCTACAACCAGCAAACCGGTAAGCAGCTGCGGCTGGAGAAGAAACGCGGCCTGAATAATGTCCTCCGTTTCCTCGGCTTCGGGAAGAAGAATTCAAGGGCGTTCGTCTCTGCTGGAGCTTCCAAGTAA
- the glyA gene encoding serine hydroxymethyltransferase has translation MGRDTAVFNLINEELERQRNGIELIASENFTSAAVIEAMGSCLTNKYAEGYPGKRYYGGCEVVDQVEQLAIDRLCELFGAEYANVQPHSGAQANAAVFLACLKPGDKTLGFSLAHGGHLSHGHPANFSGKHFEAHFYGVEEATGLVDMDKVAEKAREVQPKMIICGASAYSRDWDYARFREIADEVGAILLADIAHPAGLIAAGLLNDPLPHCHIVTSTTHKTLRGPRGGIIMMGKDFDNPFGKKFKSGKLYKMSRLLNGAVFPGMQGGPLEHVIAAKAVAFGESLTDEWKAYGKQVIANAQAMAQALVDKGYHIISGGTDNHSMLIDLSNKDVTGTQAEDALNAAHITLNKNMVPFDKKTAMNPSGIRIGTAAVTTRGFTEADCVKTVEWIDRIINDVENEEVIAAVREEVHAFMQNFPLYEKAAVMA, from the coding sequence ATGGGAAGAGATACCGCCGTTTTCAACCTCATCAACGAAGAGCTCGAGCGCCAGCGCAACGGCATTGAGTTGATCGCCTCCGAAAACTTCACCTCCGCCGCCGTCATCGAAGCGATGGGCAGTTGCCTGACCAATAAGTACGCCGAAGGCTACCCCGGTAAGCGCTACTACGGTGGTTGCGAAGTGGTAGACCAGGTAGAACAACTCGCCATCGACCGCCTCTGCGAACTATTCGGTGCGGAATACGCCAACGTGCAGCCCCACTCTGGCGCTCAGGCCAACGCGGCCGTCTTTCTCGCCTGCCTCAAGCCCGGTGATAAGACCCTCGGTTTTAGCCTTGCGCACGGCGGCCACCTGAGCCACGGACACCCGGCCAACTTTTCCGGAAAGCACTTCGAGGCTCACTTCTACGGCGTCGAGGAAGCCACCGGTTTGGTGGATATGGATAAGGTCGCCGAAAAGGCCCGCGAAGTCCAACCAAAAATGATCATCTGTGGTGCCTCGGCCTACTCCCGCGACTGGGATTACGCCCGCTTCCGCGAGATCGCCGACGAGGTCGGTGCCATCCTCCTCGCCGACATCGCTCACCCCGCCGGCCTCATCGCCGCCGGTTTACTGAACGATCCCCTACCCCACTGCCACATCGTGACGTCCACTACCCACAAGACTCTCCGTGGCCCCCGCGGTGGCATCATCATGATGGGTAAGGATTTTGATAATCCCTTCGGCAAGAAGTTCAAGAGTGGCAAACTCTACAAAATGAGCCGTTTGCTCAACGGCGCCGTCTTCCCCGGCATGCAGGGTGGCCCGTTGGAGCACGTTATTGCGGCTAAAGCGGTTGCCTTCGGCGAAAGCCTGACGGACGAGTGGAAGGCCTACGGCAAGCAGGTCATCGCCAACGCCCAGGCGATGGCGCAAGCGCTCGTCGATAAAGGGTACCACATCATCTCCGGTGGCACCGACAACCACTCCATGCTCATCGATCTCTCCAACAAGGACGTGACCGGTACCCAGGCGGAGGACGCGCTCAACGCCGCCCACATCACCCTCAACAAGAACATGGTGCCCTTCGACAAGAAGACAGCCATGAACCCCTCCGGCATCCGGATCGGTACGGCGGCGGTAACCACCCGTGGCTTTACGGAAGCCGACTGCGTGAAGACGGTGGAGTGGATCGACCGAATCATCAACGACGTGGAAAATGAGGAAGTGATCGCTGCAGTGCGTGAGGAAGTGCACGCGTTTATGCAGAATTTCCCGCTGTACGAAAAGGCGGCGGTTATGGCGTAA
- a CDS encoding Uma2 family endonuclease, whose product MQATTSAKITSFSDLDPNGYYTYQDYMSWTFPERVELYRGIPMELLPAPNRRHQEISSVLQGELYQYLKNSGCTLFSAPFDVRLPITNKKGKPDTVVQPDLCVVCDESKLDQQGCNGAPDLVVEILSPGNPKREVREKYELYEEAGVLEYWVVYPGEDTLHVFVLNEAGKFIGLRPLNILDTLTSTVFPDLEIDLGVVFK is encoded by the coding sequence ATGCAAGCTACAACGAGTGCCAAGATTACTAGTTTTAGTGACCTCGATCCTAACGGCTACTATACCTACCAGGATTATATGTCGTGGACGTTTCCCGAGCGGGTAGAGTTGTATCGCGGAATCCCCATGGAGCTTCTCCCCGCTCCAAATCGAAGACATCAAGAAATATCCTCGGTATTACAAGGTGAGCTGTACCAGTACTTGAAAAATTCGGGGTGCACGCTTTTTAGTGCCCCGTTCGATGTTCGCTTACCAATCACGAATAAAAAAGGTAAGCCCGACACTGTCGTCCAACCCGATCTATGCGTGGTATGTGATGAGAGCAAGCTCGATCAGCAAGGTTGTAACGGCGCCCCCGACCTTGTCGTGGAAATACTCTCCCCCGGCAATCCAAAGCGCGAAGTACGGGAGAAGTACGAACTATACGAAGAAGCCGGCGTGCTGGAATACTGGGTCGTCTACCCGGGAGAAGATACCCTCCACGTTTTCGTCCTGAACGAGGCCGGAAAGTTTATCGGCCTGCGTCCCCTCAATATACTGGATACGCTAACGAGTACTGTTTTCCCGGATCTGGAAATCGACTTGGGTGTAGTCTTTAAATAG
- the hemW gene encoding radical SAM family heme chaperone HemW, translating into MLYLHVPFCKQACSYCNFHFSTSMKTRPGVLEGMHKELKLRRHELSEDQVPSIYFGGGTPSLLTDEELSAFFQVFEDASYLAALLPPAVGAHAGAMELDKSGAGPVEITLEANPDDLDERTIQTLAASPVNRLSIGIQSFFEADLQFMNRAHNAAEARTAVEKVNRAGFHDVSIDLIYGGQTTTDEMWAENLRIATDLGVTHISAYALTVEPRTALGVQVEKGKVAGTDDAKFERHFDMLVDHLTGHGYRHYEVSNFCLPGHASKHNSGYWSGQPYLGIGPGAHGFDGDRVRRWNVSNNAAYAKALAEISTPEDLAAAEGFLYETETLTDRDRYNEYIMTALRRDEGVQLTELQRLFGAKAVPYFAKSQEGNVAAGLFQDVSQGHYRLSRAGIMRADGIAADGFQ; encoded by the coding sequence TTGCTTTACCTCCATGTTCCCTTTTGCAAGCAGGCCTGCTCTTACTGCAATTTCCACTTCAGTACGAGTATGAAGACACGACCGGGAGTGCTGGAGGGAATGCACAAGGAATTAAAACTTCGACGCCACGAGCTATCAGAGGACCAAGTCCCTTCGATCTACTTCGGCGGCGGTACGCCGAGCCTACTCACTGATGAAGAACTATCGGCCTTTTTCCAGGTATTTGAAGATGCAAGCTATTTAGCTGCACTGCTGCCTCCGGCGGTGGGCGCTCACGCAGGTGCCATGGAATTGGATAAGAGCGGAGCGGGACCGGTAGAGATCACCCTCGAAGCCAATCCTGACGACCTCGACGAAAGGACCATCCAAACCCTCGCCGCCTCCCCCGTCAACCGGCTGAGTATCGGTATCCAATCTTTCTTTGAGGCCGACCTTCAATTCATGAACCGGGCCCACAACGCCGCCGAAGCCCGCACCGCCGTGGAAAAAGTAAACCGGGCGGGCTTCCACGACGTGAGTATCGACCTCATCTACGGCGGCCAGACCACCACCGACGAGATGTGGGCCGAAAACCTCCGCATCGCCACCGACCTCGGTGTGACCCACATCTCCGCCTACGCCCTAACGGTAGAACCCCGGACCGCCCTCGGCGTCCAGGTAGAAAAAGGGAAGGTCGCCGGCACGGATGACGCCAAGTTCGAACGCCACTTCGATATGCTCGTCGATCACCTCACCGGCCACGGCTACCGCCACTACGAAGTAAGCAACTTCTGCCTTCCGGGCCACGCCTCCAAACACAACTCCGGCTACTGGTCCGGCCAGCCCTACCTGGGGATCGGCCCCGGCGCCCACGGCTTTGATGGGGACCGCGTCCGCCGCTGGAACGTCAGTAACAACGCCGCCTACGCTAAAGCCCTGGCGGAAATCTCTACACCGGAAGACCTAGCCGCCGCCGAGGGTTTCCTCTACGAAACGGAAACCCTGACCGACCGGGACCGGTACAACGAGTACATCATGACCGCCCTGCGGCGTGACGAAGGCGTCCAACTCACCGAACTACAACGCTTGTTCGGGGCAAAGGCCGTCCCCTACTTCGCCAAAAGCCAGGAGGGCAACGTTGCGGCGGGCCTGTTTCAGGACGTCAGCCAGGGCCACTACCGCCTCTCCCGGGCCGGCATCATGCGGGCTGACGGTATTGCGGCGGATGGGTTCCAATAG
- a CDS encoding two-component regulator propeller domain-containing protein: MPTCLTRPLLFLCCLLALGLTISCKEEPPQRQIITYNGPAAPILAKKSPGPQGIVRDILETSTGGVYLLSFNGLFLRDGDDYKAVATSSRPNSSDFTALNEIPALKQSGQDSTQQTATRFFAGLEDQNGTLWFGSIGEGLFRFENDTWTRFTTNDGLAGNEVTALYEASDGTIWVGTLSGLSRYDGITFINFTSPEYKGLREINAISEDQSGDLWLGTVDGVFVYDGKTFSPFLMEPDAYPDQNERQAYTNVRSILHDREGRAWIAGRNGLWRCSGEDCTSILKPFTGYLHQDEAGNLYVGHEREADSGWAISRFAREDLDLPNPAAEIVATDLIMIFGIQSFPDEVLYGTVRGIKSFPLAEED; encoded by the coding sequence ATGCCCACCTGTTTGACCCGCCCCCTGCTCTTTCTCTGCTGTTTACTGGCATTAGGGCTCACCATTTCCTGCAAAGAAGAACCACCTCAAAGACAAATCATCACCTATAACGGGCCGGCAGCGCCGATCCTGGCTAAAAAGTCCCCCGGCCCGCAGGGCATTGTTCGGGACATCTTGGAAACCAGCACGGGCGGGGTTTATCTCCTCAGCTTCAACGGCCTCTTTCTGCGGGACGGCGACGACTATAAAGCCGTAGCAACCAGCAGTAGACCTAACTCAAGTGACTTTACCGCGCTGAATGAAATTCCAGCCCTAAAGCAAAGCGGACAGGACTCGACCCAGCAAACTGCCACCCGCTTTTTCGCTGGTTTGGAAGATCAGAACGGTACCCTCTGGTTCGGCTCCATCGGAGAAGGACTCTTTCGCTTTGAGAACGACACCTGGACCAGATTCACCACCAATGACGGGCTCGCCGGCAATGAAGTAACCGCCCTCTACGAAGCTTCGGATGGCACCATTTGGGTAGGCACGCTCAGCGGACTGAGCCGGTACGATGGTATCACCTTCATCAACTTCACCTCGCCCGAGTACAAAGGGCTGCGGGAGATCAATGCCATCAGCGAAGACCAAAGTGGTGATCTATGGTTGGGCACGGTCGACGGCGTTTTCGTGTACGATGGCAAAACATTCAGCCCATTTCTAATGGAACCCGACGCCTATCCGGATCAAAACGAAAGGCAAGCCTACACCAACGTTCGGAGCATCCTCCACGACCGGGAGGGGCGGGCCTGGATCGCAGGCCGCAACGGGCTCTGGCGTTGCAGCGGTGAAGACTGCACATCAATCCTAAAACCATTCACCGGGTATCTGCATCAAGACGAGGCGGGCAACCTCTACGTCGGCCACGAACGGGAGGCGGATTCCGGTTGGGCCATCTCCCGTTTTGCCAGAGAGGATTTGGATCTTCCCAACCCAGCAGCAGAGATCGTAGCCACGGACCTCATCATGATTTTCGGTATCCAATCATTCCCGGATGAGGTGTTGTACGGGACGGTCCGGGGCATCAAAAGCTTCCCTCTGGCAGAGGAGGACTAG